Proteins co-encoded in one Brassica oleracea var. oleracea cultivar TO1000 chromosome C4, BOL, whole genome shotgun sequence genomic window:
- the LOC106337405 gene encoding probable RNA-binding protein ARP1 isoform X2, whose protein sequence is MAQQRQFQMEGGNNDTKLTKIFVGGLAWETQKDTMRRYFEQFGEIVEAVVITDKNTGRSKGYGFVTFMEAEAAMRACQNMNPVIDGRRANCNLAFLGAHKPRPPTSPRHGRFRSPGGAGLVAPSPQFRGSSSSSALAHHHQQQQHVGQFPFPYSSYGFSGYSQQGMYPMNYYNNHLYGGQQYSPYMGPPSSGSTGMFHGYYPYYPQYNPAQSSNQAQAQTHHHGFSFQYTATTPPPLLQYPYLPHQQFSSQPPPPPILSLPTSLALSLASSASSSSSLSTSTSAATTATKAVVIITTTAEAEASNKDGHEVITSSSIKIED, encoded by the exons ATGGCTCAGCAGAGACAGTTTCAGATGGAAGGTGGTAATAACGATACGAAGCTGACGAAAATCTTCGTTGGAGGATTAGCATGGGAGACGCAGAAAGATACAATGAGACGTTACTTCGAACAGTTTGGTGAAATAGTAGAAGCTGTCGTCATCACCGATAAGAACACTGGCAGATCCAAAGGCTATGGCTTT GTGACGTTTATGGAAGCGGAAGCAGCTATGAGAGCCTGTCAGAATATGAATCCTGTGATTGATGGAAGAAGAGCTAATTGCAATCTTGCTTTTCTTGGTGCTCACAAACCTCGTCCTCCTACTTCTCCTAGACATG GGAGATTTAGGTCACCAGGAGGAGCAGGATTAGTGGCTCCTTCTCCTCAGTTTCGAGGCTCTTCTTCTTCCTCTGCTTTGGCTCATCATCATCAACAACAACAACACGTTGGTCAATTCCCATTTCCTTACTCTTCTTACGG ATTTTCTGGTTATTCTCAACAGGGAATGTACCCAATG AATTACTACAACAATCATCTCTATGGAGGACAACAGTATTCTCCATATATGGGACCTCCATCTTCGGGATCAACAGGAATGTTCCATGGCTACTATCCTTATTATCCTCAGTACAATCCAGCACAAAGTAGCAATCAAGCTCAAGCTCAAACACATCATCATGGTTTCAGCTTTCAATACACTGCTACTACTCCTCCTCCTCTTTTGCAATACCCTTACTTGCCTCATCAGCAATTCAGTTCCCAGCCTCCTCCACCACCAATCCTCTCCCTCCCAACCTCTTTGGCTCTATCATTAGCATCTTCAGCTTCATCTTCTTCCTCTTTGTCAACCTCCACTTCAG CTGCAACAACTGCAACAAAAGCAGTTGTTATAATTACTACAACAGCAGAAGCTGAAGCTAGCAACAAAGATGGTCATGAAGTAATTACATCATCATCCATCAAGATAGAGGATTGA
- the LOC106337405 gene encoding probable RNA-binding protein ARP1 isoform X1 → MAQQRQFQMEGGNNDTKLTKIFVGGLAWETQKDTMRRYFEQFGEIVEAVVITDKNTGRSKGYGFVTFMEAEAAMRACQNMNPVIDGRRANCNLAFLGAHKPRPPTSPRHGTGRFRSPGGAGLVAPSPQFRGSSSSSALAHHHQQQQHVGQFPFPYSSYGFSGYSQQGMYPMNYYNNHLYGGQQYSPYMGPPSSGSTGMFHGYYPYYPQYNPAQSSNQAQAQTHHHGFSFQYTATTPPPLLQYPYLPHQQFSSQPPPPPILSLPTSLALSLASSASSSSSLSTSTSAATTATKAVVIITTTAEAEASNKDGHEVITSSSIKIED, encoded by the exons ATGGCTCAGCAGAGACAGTTTCAGATGGAAGGTGGTAATAACGATACGAAGCTGACGAAAATCTTCGTTGGAGGATTAGCATGGGAGACGCAGAAAGATACAATGAGACGTTACTTCGAACAGTTTGGTGAAATAGTAGAAGCTGTCGTCATCACCGATAAGAACACTGGCAGATCCAAAGGCTATGGCTTT GTGACGTTTATGGAAGCGGAAGCAGCTATGAGAGCCTGTCAGAATATGAATCCTGTGATTGATGGAAGAAGAGCTAATTGCAATCTTGCTTTTCTTGGTGCTCACAAACCTCGTCCTCCTACTTCTCCTAGACATG GAACAGGGAGATTTAGGTCACCAGGAGGAGCAGGATTAGTGGCTCCTTCTCCTCAGTTTCGAGGCTCTTCTTCTTCCTCTGCTTTGGCTCATCATCATCAACAACAACAACACGTTGGTCAATTCCCATTTCCTTACTCTTCTTACGG ATTTTCTGGTTATTCTCAACAGGGAATGTACCCAATG AATTACTACAACAATCATCTCTATGGAGGACAACAGTATTCTCCATATATGGGACCTCCATCTTCGGGATCAACAGGAATGTTCCATGGCTACTATCCTTATTATCCTCAGTACAATCCAGCACAAAGTAGCAATCAAGCTCAAGCTCAAACACATCATCATGGTTTCAGCTTTCAATACACTGCTACTACTCCTCCTCCTCTTTTGCAATACCCTTACTTGCCTCATCAGCAATTCAGTTCCCAGCCTCCTCCACCACCAATCCTCTCCCTCCCAACCTCTTTGGCTCTATCATTAGCATCTTCAGCTTCATCTTCTTCCTCTTTGTCAACCTCCACTTCAG CTGCAACAACTGCAACAAAAGCAGTTGTTATAATTACTACAACAGCAGAAGCTGAAGCTAGCAACAAAGATGGTCATGAAGTAATTACATCATCATCCATCAAGATAGAGGATTGA